CAAGGTGAGAAGCAATTTTGGCATGTTACAAACTGCCTGAGAATGAGTCACAAACCTGGAATCCAGGCTTCGGGGTATTGCACTTCCTCATATTACAAACTGTTCTGAATGAAAAATTGACATTTCCACATTTAGGACACTTCCAATCATTATCACGTGTGCCATCTGTGATGCATAAATAAAGCGAAAAAATAAGCTAAACTGTGCTGGCTTTATGGATCCAAAATATATCAGAGATATCTCACTGCTCCACCTTTCTTCTGAGAATTATCCTCTGGAAAAAATCCTGGCCTTGATCCCTGTAGAAAGAGTTCAAATGACTAACACTAGTATATAGTTAAGCAGTAAAAAGTAAAATGTCAAGACAAAGTATACTTGTCCACATTTTTATGCAGATTGGAGAGAGAAGCACATTGCACAGATGCATCACTAAGAACCCATATTTAgcaaatcaatatttttaagTAGCTGAACAGGGATAAAAAAGAGTGACCTTGCTATGATTTATCTATCATATACTCTTCATGAAATGGAAGAATTGGTACGTACCATTGTTGGAGAACCCATTGGTAATCCCAGGCCATATCTGTCCACTAAAGGAGGCCGCACACCATATACCCCACCTGGAACCAAAGGAGAATGCACTATCATAAATGAAATTTCATGAAAACATATCAGACTTGATGACAAAATTAGAGTTGAAACAGCTTCACTTTAGAAAGATGTTTCCACAGTCAAATGGACGAAAGGTAGAGAAACAAAGATCATTTGAAACAAGTaccaaagaaaatattaaataataagcAAAATCCGCATCCTAAATGAACTTACCATTCCCCATAATAGCTCCACTGGAGTAAGGAGGAGGGGCAGATAAATGCAGGGGTTGAAAGGGACTGCCTCCAGAAATACGGCTGCCATAGTTGTAGTGATAAGCTGAGCCTCCAGaaaatggaacatcataggGCAGAATAGATGTTGCATTAAACACAGAGGAACCATGAGGTGGTATGCCCAAAAACATTGAAGAGGGAGCACCAGAACCAACATAAGGAGCCAAGGTCGAATAACCTTGTGGTGGTTGGAATGGCTTAGCTATAGGTTTCTGAAAGGAGGCAAATCATCATGCTTCAGCAATACTAATTCAGGGTACAAATATCTTGATGAGGAATGAAAAGGATGCTGTGCACCCACACTCAATcatgaaataaagaaaaaaatttcccaTTCTGAAAGACAACTTTAGAAGCTCAAGGGAGGTCTCAGTTGAGCTTCATAATACAAGGACACATAAGTTTTGGAAATTATCATCAATGCAATGACAAATTACCAACAATTTGCAATTTAAACCAAAGAGCACAATCACTCCTTGCATTCAAAATAGAAGATTTAGCTCTGCAACTAGtttctaattctaatctatAAGCTGTTAACATCTTACAGTGTTGTGATCAGCAGGCCTAGACTGTGTACAATTTCTCATATTGCAAGTTGTTCTAAATGAGAAATTAACATTGCCACACCTAGGGCACGTCCAATCATCTTCTCTGCGCCCACCTTGAAAACACAACAAAATGAACAATTACCAGAAAAGTAAAAACTACAAATACCAGTCAcagttaataaaattatatctccCTGTAGCATGCACTGGCATAGCCAGGAGGCGTAGAGAGGGCTGGGCAGGTCCTCACTACTAGACCATATGTTACATTTGGCCTGCTCACCTTTAGCAGTTTGTTTAATAGggattatatatgtttttgcttatttttgtattttttttttcaacttagtAAGAATTAGGATATGGTAAAACTAGTATTCCTTCCAATTCAGAAATGAGTGGCCATTTTCTCTTTCTAGCATGCACTAGTTTtttaaattattcaattaaaatGAATCATTGATAGATGAATACCACACAGTTATGCCACTATACCAACTTTAATAAATCTTCTAAAACATAAAGAATAAATTCAAATCATTCATTTTCCTGCATATGTAAGTGTGATTAACAATTTGTGataaactttatatttttaaatgttttgttaCTTCAATTTGAGAAATATCTTTATTAGTAATATCTCTCCACCtttgaagtcaatcatatttaacacttgtgaaaatagtatTTAAGAAATTCCATACAATGAGAGACAAAATCCACACAGAACAGGAGATTATCCCATGCTCAGAACATAGCCTCACTAGTGTAAAAACGccaatatatatgtgtacacaTCTGTATAACACTTGTATGATataacatacatacacataaaatCATAGGTAGATACAAACCTAATAAGGGGATCAcgttaattttagtttttccttattattttttGGGGCAGGGGTTAGAAGACATACTGTCAGTTCGGGCACGTTTGGCCGCTGAAGAATTCCTATTATCAACCTGCGAACCatggaagaaaaaatgagagTGCAAATTCCAGCATTACAAACAACgaatgtaaataaaaataaaaaaccctaGCCCGTCGGCACCATCCACAGTGAAAATATCAGCAGGAGCTCgatcaaatttaaaatgtgCAAAAAATCGTTGCAAGGAACATGAAATTCCAGCCCTAGAATCCATTTACCGATCACATATCAAACGGTTTCATTGAAAAATCGCCGAAATTATAGTGTCGAGAAAGCGAAAGGCTGAGACTACATAGAAAATAAAAGATGAATTCGACCACCGTATTGCATAATTGAGAGGAATGCAGAACGAAATACCTGAGACATCGCGaattagagagagaaaataagcTCCGTTTCCACGTACCGGCACGGCGGGGGGGAACGCCGATGAGGGAAGGAGTTGTGTTTGTagttgttaaaaattttgagattccAAAATGTAAAGTCGACGATAAGTCAAACTTCATTAAAGCCTTATGGCCCATTCACAAGGAGCACTTTCTAGGCCCAAAACAGTTATGTACTTATTACTTTGGATAAGAGCAACCTGATTCAGTAtgcattttttgttgaatttttcaGATCCATAAAAGAGAGAAGATGCAAAAGgagagggagaaaaaaaaattataataaaaagtgaaaaaataaaatatataatagtctCTTTACGTGTCCTGTTGGTGCGTGCAATGGACGTGTCCAGCTATCGCGTACAATGCATGCGCCCAGCTTGACACAGCAGTTTTCCACATTTGAGAATTGCACTGTTgctttctctcttttttctcaTCCAATGGACACCAcagaaatttttaatttgccGGAGTAAACACCAcccccaaaaacaaaaacaaaaaaatagtgcatgtgtgtggctatcatatatatatatatatatatatatatatatatatatatatatatcttacttcctcttatttatataaataaataactaataaatataaataaatataataaacaaattaaaaaggacgatttgaccgagttaactcgactaaCTTGGTCAAGTTGGACGGTTAACTAAGCCGaattcggccgagttaggcactaggcggccgcctagagAGCAATTCGTCTAGGCTTAGGGGTGCCCAGCGCTTAGGTGGTCGCCTAAGCCAATTTTTGCAATAATGCTCTAAGATAATACTATTGTTAGGGTTATTATACATGGTTCAATTTTATGGTTCAAAGTAAATACTAGACTATTGGGACATTCACTTCAATGatcatatttgttttcttttaaagGAACAAAATAGTCATAATTGAAACACACGTTAAGCTTATGTGCCACTAGCACATCATAAACTATGGTGTAATCGAGTATAATAAAGGTGCCAAATTAGGACTAAAATCATACTTGGCGACTTCAATTTTCTTACATTATTGCTAAATTCTTGTTCTACTTAACCACAAGCTCTCAtttaaatgagaaaaaaaaatacagataGCAAAGGAATAACTTAGCTTAATTCAAACATTGCTGGATCAAGACCAATAACACAAAATCTATTTTCATCTAAAGATTTAGtgaaaatatatatcaaaaagTTGATGTAAGTATTCACAAATTCAACACATATATCAACTTTTTGCACATGATCACGTATAAACAGGAGGATCATTTGAAAGTTGAGAACTAAAAGGAGTATTACTCTAATAGTCAaatgaccatttgtggtattaagtctttaaaatataaaacaatttatACTCACATTAAATAAAACTAGGAACTAAATGTACCTTAgggattttgtttgtttgtttgtttttttttttttttcttttcatttttctgcTAATAAGTATCGTCATTATCCTCTTAGGTTtgcaaaatgttttaatttcatAGAAAACTTGAACTAAAGAAGGGAAATATGTCTCTTGATGtcaattcttttttaatttttttggttaacGAGAGAAGCATGTAGCCGTTATTTAATGGTGTAAATTAAGTAAATTCTATTCATGTGTAATAGTTCGCAAATCACATAGAAGAAGTAAACTGCATTAGAAAGACTTTATGTTTGACCAAGAGAGTGTTTGTAAGAATTGAATCATATTATTCTGGTATGAGAATCATACTCTAACTACTGGATCATCTCTTACTGCCGATTCTTGTTTGTAGTGTTGATGTTTGCCAATGAGCAAAAAGCAAAAGAACACAAGAGAATAAAAGAGCATAAACTCTCTTTTACGCTTCATGTTCACCTTGAAATGTATAGTGTGTTGAACCTAACTAATCTATTATTacaattacatttattattatcttttttttttttttgtaaacttAATTATCATCACTTCCTCTACCCCCATTTACTTATACTAACATAACCGACTTAAATGCACTTACGACTAGACTTAAATGCACTTACGACTTTACATTTTGGGTGAAATCCTTAGAtttcttttttgaatatttttagttatattatatttggATATAAATTTGGTCCAAATATTAAAGGCTATTAAAATATCACAtatactaaaattgaaataaaatt
This portion of the Ipomoea triloba cultivar NCNSP0323 chromosome 5, ASM357664v1 genome encodes:
- the LOC116018890 gene encoding ranBP2-type zinc finger protein At1g67325-like is translated as MSQVDNRNSSAAKRARTDSGRREDDWTCPRCGNVNFSFRTTCNMRNCTQSRPADHNTKPIAKPFQPPQGYSTLAPYVGSGAPSSMFLGIPPHGSSVFNATSILPYDVPFSGGSAYHYNYGSRISGGSPFQPLHLSAPPPYSSGAIMGNGGVYGVRPPLVDRYGLGLPMGSPTMGSRPGFFPEDNSQKKDGTRDNDWKCPKCGNVNFSFRTVCNMRKCNTPKPGFQGAKSVKNSNTPEGSWKCEKCNNINYPFRTKCNRQNCGAEKPSESKKSPSPVADENDQ